One Hemibagrus wyckioides isolate EC202008001 linkage group LG07, SWU_Hwy_1.0, whole genome shotgun sequence DNA segment encodes these proteins:
- the LOC131356177 gene encoding uncharacterized protein LOC131356177 isoform X2 produces MGFLGGQITVNNCTPFKWTVCIETQTPWLFPDRYMTLDIEPNKETQQYQRDLIKWGKAIYLRVKYGQCSETECHKDPDLWYLFNPRDDPCFTIRESGDHWYIHLDCNVNYEEKKSTCPNYGKIKDDAREEEQRRRRDEEQRRQAQLERERRIEEQIKRESELAAKKLSQATETLKQKERLRGHELHHQTYIMQQPLDTEIEEDEVTDTEKKFMELLLEFQAIDEEDPEETLAGRMKTLQNELMVEYCKKHNLSSSCVFSFDTSVGYETLPLQDRLTVLEAVMYLFFEEDENDHKHKHDRDFLLDVLELFQDDHPSLAFNLLQSVLQTDIQLSTQSKDILCRIAFNNTWKLPEITDFMRYVVEKDKDQVQAILHIAQTYKLEYEIVLHALDSPDPPRRLKWHVDTETDKNANTIISEMRNSNYPENVLTILEDVLLYLEMELPKHKRTDLHKNEIQHVKKMVKELDFTNPDRQVLKSVLVQMSVAVKMCSALTIQRGKEEIVIEGYLPRLTQLAALMVFLLPKSETNTGCLLEIGTGEGKSCILAMLTVIHAIRGVKVDIVTSSPVLARRDLEEWSKLYNMFDITSSAVPPMLNDVSSEEQDDLTQEAYKQDVVYSTVGTFAADTLKQEFEKKTSRGDRKFELVLVDEVDYMTLDNGVQITFLSHESSGLQHLEQVLASIWAIISACRPIEVEETGETMWTTRVQNFHTAALIAMIGSDTNDTFSPLEILLPGIELGFYSEEDFENLKVSINEEGEKEHGAIENEAWKTIMAKTGIEQQYDLLSVLEMGMEHKVAFNCYIYQSETRIAFQFGEQKTKTDQNINMLLLENGKSCEILSENLLIEATISEVKSKIKYSKQCSSEKDKESLVIPSFLEKYLENQLPLFVENALKAIQMTKGREYMIERSLSAQGIDVDEDGEHMYHAIIPVDFQASGMLEKRKRWGDGLQQFLEMKHQLTLSPLSNVTNYMSNSNFFKRYLRGKGIFGVSGTLGGDADKGFLARHYKTDSYVIPAHQRQKVTELPAVQVRGGTEQWIQTICATVTRVSKRGQVVLVVCEDVNTANALNNEIAAETKHLVTMYTMSESHNIENQEFNKGQIIITTNLGGRGTDIKVTEEVNRCGGLFVLLTYFPNNRRVEKQVFGRTGRKGTPGMVQVILNHDRLAMAYRGHSIKVMRELREEYEINRIKDMEKEKLAEIEMKEELFSTFCQFLTDFDRHYSTREKTDLFEVKVKDVPCYFESFHSKMDYHPALNALKESWGIWLILHTDQINVHNDLTELKENLIQHLQDKSCKLLQGHSENLYDHIQQALGRTALHLQNKNRCDYGAKTYWKKVSESDNYFRAVALYNQAYITINMAEKDYKSEACSLLKEAVKAIDVYVSETANTLSFCCLSFIQDFEPHHSGSCNFQTQMQARMNIFNSWKQNIRKIYDLLVSGKEDFKTTELTLYSLSSEEDFVSSSELGLFRNYGLAVVFEVKQKPKFSYDALICCFLGVLQVVAGVLIFELSAGSMSSFGPGLISEGMSDMISGVMGMINGNFDWASWAMSKAINIQNSLSCGGFSVLKRSSSSVMNAANSIFNGSKSLKNIAYHSGKKLFTPPSVKSLASSFCINNITLKTAKLNLKKASVYAVNQLVSHGVNTALNNIDAKSFKQEFQFTFKKSICSALQQNEQFGRMLLDFISSGIPKTALNKESGYKISNTLEKQIIDYVDRNTRLTIKGLIINCNQIKNTIKKLSNVWDKSAEFVAREPYTCIKRLLSAARMSTTIYEMYSSIPTKKTIDSNFVPAFLKSINEDPLFEKYDNDGRDKLEDVKRLKDELIDVISEVLSQTMVESFCGIATSIFTKTFTQRLNSVSGTVLGNLKHKTQSFVTQQHHHVPKSAPECKKKSRTKEELTELTSYANNIADVQKPATDLEVHILTKSNLLEGKGICITVVDAQGLHSEKTFPGTDPAAGTIKLLLKRTPLTSQGLLAMEKPTAGVEAQHIPPKITWIAVLHLMKTNPEISISLEQKNEEAFYLVKKMKHDPDGKQQLCMNTLYTDHRRALSSCNTAVSRACRHFLTSTFSSGDTEKALKLSLMMAHPQCSDNIRNHLGIRQHFRTCDLGLPVTDRNEYYKKGFKDVVKKYSKWDLINQEQTIRLLQWVNKDLFLDTSTVEYKEIINAIKDVKKKRRESLSRQK; encoded by the exons ATGGGTTTCCTAGGAGGACAAATAACTGTTAACAATTGTACACCCTTCAAATGGACCGTCTGCATCGAGACCCAGACACCATGGCTATTTCCTGACAGATACATGACA CTTGATATTGAACCTAACAAAGAAACCCAGCAATACCAGAGAGATTTAATCAAATGGGGCAAAGCCATCTACTTGAGAGTGAAATATGGGCAGTGTTCAGAGACAGAGTGCCACAAAGATCCAGATTTGTGGTATTTATTCAATCCAAGAGATGACCCCTGTTTCACAATTCGAGAGAGTGGAGACCACTGGTACATACATCTGGACTGCAATGTAAATTACGAGGAGAAGAAATCTACGTGCCCAAATTATG GGAAAATTAAAGATGATGCACGAGAGGAAGAGCAAAGACGTAGACGAGATGAAGAGCAGAGGCGACAGGCCCAGCTTGAACGTGAAAGAAGAATTGAGGAACAGATTAAAAGGGAAAGTGAACTTGCTGCTAAGAAACTTTCGCAGGCCACAGAGACGCTGAAGCAGAAAGAGAGGCTGAGAGGCCATGAGCTCCATCACCAAACTTATATCATGCAACAGCCTCTGGACACTGAAATTGAAGAAGATGAG GTTACAGATACAGAGAAGAAATTCATGGAACTATTGCTAGAATTTCAAGCCATTGATGAGGAAGACCCAGAGGAGACATTAGCAGGCAGGATGAAAACCCTGCAAAATGAGTTAATGGTGGAGTACTGTAAGAAACACAACCTGTCCAGtagctgtgtgttttctttcgACACTTCAGTTGGTTATGAGACTCTGCCTCTACAAGATAGACTGACAGTGCTTGAGGcagtaatgtatttatttttcgaggaggatgaaaatgaccacaaacataaacatgacCGGGATTTCCTCTTGGATGTGCTCGAACTGTTTCAAGACGATCATCCGTCACTTGCCTTTAATCTTTTACAGAGCGTTCTTCAAACTGATATTCAACTTTCTACACAGAGTAAAGACATTCTGTGTCGGATTGCGTTCAACAACACATGGAAACTGCCAGAAATAACAGATTTCATGCGTTATGTTGTCGAGAAAGACAAAGATCAAGTGCAGGCAATACTTCACATTGCACAGACCTACAAGCTGGAGTATGAGATTGTTCTCCATGCTTTAGATTCACCTGATCCACCCAGACGGCTGAAATGGCATgttgacacagagacagacaaaaatgCTAATACTATTATTAGTGAAATGCGCAACTCAAACTACCCTGAGAATGTCCTGACAATACTAGAGGATGTTCTGCTATATCTGGAAATGGAGCTTCCAAAACACAAAAGAACTGATCTCCATAAAAATGAAATCCAGCATGTAAAGAAAATGGTTAAAGAACTGGATTTTACCAATCCAGACAGACAAGTTCTCAAAAGTGTACTAGTGCAAATGTCAGTCGCAGTAAAAATGTGCTCTGCTCTCACTATTCAAAGGGGTAAAGAGGAAATAGTCATTGAAGGATATCTTCCCAGATTAACTCAGCTTGCAGCCTTGATGGTTTTCTTGCTTCCAAAATCAGAAACCAATACAGGTTGTCTTCTTGAAATTGGAACAGGTGAAGGGAAATCTTGTATCTTAGCCATGCTTACTGTGATCCATGCCATTCGTGGTGTAAAGGTGGACATTGTGACAAGCTCTCCAGTCCTCGCTCGCCGTGATTTAGAGGAATGGAGCAAACTTTACAACATGTTCGACATAACGTCATCTGCTGTTCCTCCAATGCTGAATGATGTCTCATCTGAAGAACAAGATGATCTGACTCAGGAAGCATACAAACAAGATGTAGTGTACAGTACTGTTGGAACATTTGCAGCAGATACACTGAAACAAGAGTTTGAGAAGAAAACATCTCGTGGAGACAGGAAGTTCGAGTTGGTCCTTGTGGATGAGGTTGACTACATGACTTTAGATAATGGAGTTCAAATAACATTTCTGTCCCATGAGTCCAGTGGCCTCCAGCATTTGGAGCAAGTCCTAGCCAGCATCTGGGCCATTATATCTGCATGTCGACCAATTGAGGTAGAAGAAACTGGAGAGACCATGTGGACAACAAGAGTCCAGAATTTTCACACAGCTGCCCTGATAGCAATGATTGGTTCAGATACAAATGATACATTTTCACCACTGGAAATTTTGTTGCCAGGTATTGAATTAGGCTTTTACTCAGAGGAAGATTTTGAAAATTTGAAGGTCTCTATTAatgaagaaggagaaaaggagcaTGGAGCCATTGAAAATGAGGCATGGAAGACCATCATGGCCAAAACAGGAATAGAACAACAATATGACCTGCTCAGTGTTCTTGAGATGGGGATGGAGCACAAGGTGGCATTTAACTGTTATATTTATCAGTCAGAAACTAGAATAGCCTTTCAATTTGGAGAGCAAAAGACAAAAACTGACCAAAACATCAACATGCTGCTACTTGAGAATGGAAAATCTTGTGAGATCTTGTCTGAAAATTTGCTCATTGAAGCCACCATTAGTGAGGTGAAATCCAAGATTAAATACTCTAAACAATGCAGTTCAGAAAAAGACAAAGAGTCTCTTGTAATCCCTTCTTTCTTGGAGAAATACCTGGAAAATCAGCTGCCACTGTTTGTTGAGAATGCACTGAAGGCCATTCAGATGACCAAAGGCAGAGAGTACATGATTGAGAGATCTCTTAGTGCTCAGGGAATAGAtgttgatgaagatggtgaACACATGTACCATGCAATAATCCCAGTGGACTTTCAGGCCAGTGGAATGCTGGAGAAAAGAAAACGGTGGGGTGATGGACTACAACAATTTCTGGAGATGAAGCATCAGTTAACATTATCTCCATTATCAAATGTGACAAACTACATGTCAAATTCAAATTTCTTCAAAAGATATCTCAGAGGGAAAGGGATATTTGGTGTTTCTGGAACACTAGGGGGAGATGCAGACAAGGGTTTCCTGGCAAGGCATTACAAAACAGACAGCTATGTCATACCAGCTCATCAACGTCAAAAGGTTACTGAGCTGCCTGCAGTCCAGGTGAGAGGAGGTACGGAACAATGGATCCAAACTATTTGTGCCACGGTCACAAGAGTCTCTAAACGAGGACAGGTGGTGTTAGTCGTGTGTGAGGACGTCAACACAGCAAATGCGCTCAATAACGAAATTGCAGCAGAAACCAAACATTTAGTTACCATGTACACGATGAGTGAGAGCCACAACATTGAGAACCAGGAGTTCAACAAGGGACAGATCATTATTACCACTAACCTTGGAGGACGTGGGACAGACATTAAGGTCACAGAGGAGGTAAATCGCTGTGGCGGTCTCTTTGTGCTACTCACGTACTTCCCCAATAACCGAAGGGTTGAGAAACAAGTCTTTGGACGAACAGGTCGAAAAGGAACCCCGGGAATGGTCCAGGTAATACTGAACCATGATCGTCTAGCCATGGCCTACCGAGGCCATTCTATTAAAGTCATGAGGGAACTCAGAGAAGAATATGAAATTAATAGAATAAAAGACATGGAGAAGGAGAAACTAGCTGAAATTGAGATGAAAGAAGAGCTGTTCTCTACATTTTGTCAGTTCCTTACTGACTTTGACAGGCATTATAGTacaagagagaaaacagacCTGTTTGAAGTGAAAGTAAAAGATGTCCCTTGTTACTTTGAGTCCTTTCACAGTAAGATGGACTACCATCCAGCACTGAATGCTTTAAAGGAATCATGGGGTATATGGCTAATACTTCACACAGACCAGATTAACGTACACAATGACCTTACAGAACTGAAAGAAAACCTCATCCAACACTTGCAGGACAAAAGTTGTAAACTTTTACAAGGTCACAGTGAAAACCTTTATGACCACATACAGCAGGCTTTAGGAAGAACTGCCTTGCAccttcaaaacaaaaacagatgtgACTATGGAGCAAAAACCTACTGGAAAAAAGTCTCTGAATCAGACAATTACTTTAGAGCTGTTGCACTGTATAATCAGGCCTACATTACCATTAACATGGCCGAAAAGGACTACAAAAGTGAGGCATGTTCCTTACTCAAGGAGGCAGTGAAAGCCATAGATGTTTATGTATCAGAAACAGCCAACACACTGAGCTTCTGCTGCTTGTCTTTTATTCAAGATTTTGAACCACACCACAGTGGCAGCTGTAACTTCCAAACACAAATGCAGGCAAGGATGAACATATTTAACTCATGGAAAcaaaatatcagaaaaatatATGATCTGCTTGTATCTGGAAAAGAAGACTTCAAAACCACGGAGCTGACACTTTACAGCTTATCAAGTGAGGAGGATTTTGTGTCTTCTAGTGAACTCGGTCTCTTTCGTAATTATGGCCTTGCTGTTGTGTTTGAGGTGAAACAAAAGCCCAAATTCTCATATGATGCcctgatttgttgttttcttggtgTGCTTCAGGTTGTAGCAGGAGTTCTGATATTTGAACTGTCAGCTGGTTCCATGTCCTCATTTGGTCCTGGTTTGATCTCAGAAGGCATGTCTGACATGATCAGTGGTGTTATGGGCATGATAAATGGCAATTTCGATTGGGCATCATGGGCGATGTCTAAAGCAATTAATATACAAAATTCTTTGTCCTGTGGTGGATTTAGTGTACTCAAAAGATCATCCTCCTCTGTGATGAATGCAGCAAATAGTATTTTCAATGGCAGCAAATCGCTAAAAAATATTGCATACCATTCAGGAAAAAAGCTATTTACCCCCCCATCAGTCAaatcattagcatcatcatTTTGCATAAATAACATCACATTGAAGACGGCCAAACTGAACTTAAAAAAAGCAAGTGTGTATGCTGTTAACCAACTGGTtagtcacggagtaaacactGCTTTAAACAACATTGATGCTAAATCTTTCAAACAAGAATTTCAATTTACTTTCAAGAAATCTATCTGTTCAGCACTGCAACAGAATGAACAATTTGGCCGAATGCTCTTAGATTTCATCAGCTCAGGAATCCCAAAGACAGCCTTAAATAAAGAGTCTGGCTACAAGATTAGCAACACCTTAGAGAAGCAAATTATTGACTATGTTGATCGGAATACCAGACTTACCATCAAAGGCCTTATAATAAATTGTAACCAAATAAAAAACACCATTAAGAAACTGTCAAATGTGTGGGACAAATCAGCAGAGTTTGTTGCACGCGAACCTTATACCTGCATCAAGAGACTTCTGAGTGCTGCACGCATGTCCACCACCATTTATGAAATGTACTCCTCCATTCCTACTAAAAAGACCATTGACAGTAATTTTGTTCCTGCATTTTTGAAGTCTATTAATGAGGATCCATTATTTGAGAAATATGACAATGATGGAAGGGACAAACTGGAAGATGTGAAACGTCTTAAAGATGAACTCATTGACGTAATTTCAGAAGTTCTTTCCCAAACCATGGTGGAGAGTTTTTGTGGTATTGCCACATCAATTTTTACAAAAACATTCACTCAGCGACTAAACTCTGTTAGTGGAACTGTACTTGGCAATTTGAAGCACAAAACTCAAAGTTTCGTGACTCAGCAGCATCATCATGTTCCGAAATCAGCTCCTGAATGCAAGAAAAAATCTAGAACTAAAGAAGAACTAACTGAGCTCACAAGTTATGCTAATAATATAGCTGATGTTCAAAAGCCAGCAACAGATTTAGAAGTCCACATCCTCACAAAGAGTAACTTGTTGGAAGGAAAAGgaatctgtataactgtagtggATGCTCAAGGACTCCATTCAGAGAAGACTTTCCCAGGGACTGACCCAGCAGCTGGTACTATCAAACTCTTACTTAAAAGAACACCTCTGACTTCTCAAGG CCTTTTAGCCATGGAGAAGCCCACAGCAGGAGTGGAGGCACAGCACATTCCACCAAAAATCACGTGGATTGCAGTCCTTCACCTCATGAAAACAAACCCAGAGATTTCTATATCATTAGAGCAAAAAAACGAAGAAGCTTTTTACTTAgtgaagaaaatgaaacatGACCCAGATGGAAAACAGCAGCTCTGCATGAACACGCTGTACACGGATCACCGCCGTGCTCTGA